The stretch of DNA TATATTCATCCATGTCGGATCTTCGGCGGAGGCGGAAGTAACAAAAATCGGAGTGTCATATCATCGTCGCGCGTAGTCGTACTAGTGTGATTGTTTCAAATCTTGATCATCATCTCTGGAGTGTGTAGAAGAAGCGTAGGTGTGCCATGGAGGcgcacagacacacacacacggcggcggcggcggcggccatttAACACTCTTGTCGGACGTTGCACGCGACAGCCTGCGCCCACATGCGAATCTGGTCCTTCATCTCCGCCGCGGACCTCGCGTCCGCCTGCTGCAGCCttatcgccgccgccgccgtcggggGCGCCGACCGCGCCCCGTGCTGCCACGCCTCCGACAGGTACGGCCGCCGCACGACCCCGTCGCCGTCGTCATTGCCCGCGGCGTTGCTGTTGCTGGCGTCGATGCCGATGCCGTTGGCGTTGTTGACGGTCGAGTCGTCGTTGTCGCTGGTGCTGCTGGACCCGGAGACGGAGCCGGAGCTCTTGTGGGGCTTGTTGGCCTTGTCGTCGCGGAGGCCCGGGAGGACGTCCGCCAGGCTCTCCCTCAGCTCCTCCTGGTCGAACACGAAGCCCAGGTCCTTGAACCCCTGGACCTCGATCGACTCCAGCGCGCTCGAGCTCTTCCACATCTTGTCCTGTAGGCTGCTCTTGTCCCGGACGAGGGCCGGCTGCTGGTTCGCGCTTAACGATCGGAGGTCGCGCCGCGGCGGGCCACGCTCCGCTCTGCTGCCACCGCCTATCATCCTCGGCGTCCGGTCAGGCTGCAATGAAAGTAAACAGCACGTCAGTTCGTCGGACACGTAGCAGCTGAGCTCCATAGCTCAGACTCAGAGCATTCGCTCGATCATCCAATCCACGATCGGTTGCTGATAAGGCGATGATGGGATGCCTATGATGCATTGGAGCTGGTAACGTACCTTGGTGGGCGTGTGCGAGCGGTAGTGCCTCTCGAGCGTGCTGTGCGAGTGCCTGAGCCTGGGCATGCTCGGCGTTGACTCGGCGACCCCGGCGGGTCGGCGGCCGTGGCCGTCACCAATGGTTGCGGACGACGTGACCGGCATGGATGGCGCCCGGTTGAGCGCCGACGACCCGCGGCCTTCCTCGGCGATCCTGGTGCGCAGGACGCCCTCGTAAATCTTGCTCCAGTTCATGTCGTCGTCCTCCACCTCGGCCTCCTGCTGATCGCCGCCACAGCCAGCGTCCTCCTCCACTATCAGCTCGTTGTCCTTGGGCGACGAGGGGTCCATCCCGATGCGAGGCGCCGGGAGCGACGGCGTCCGGAGCAGCCTCCGTGATCCTTGCGCCTTGGCCGTCCGCCCAGACGACGTGGACGGCGACTTGGGCAGCAGCGGTGGCCTGGTCCTCCCCTTGGCGGCGTcgtccctgccgccgccgctgccgccgagGGAGTTGCTGAAGAACCAGTAGTCGTCGAGCAGGTCGAGCGCCGGGGCGCGCTCCGCCGGCTCGTCCGCCTTCTTCCTGCCCTGCCGGACGACGTCCGCGTCCCGCGGCGCTGACAAGAAGGAGCTCATGCCTGGCTGCCTGCGTGGCGCGGAACAAGAGATGAGACGGGGAGGAGGGAGATGCGCGCTCGCTAGGCGGCCGCTGCCTTTTTGGATTGGCCTGAGCCGTCGGCCTGGTGGGTGTGGCGTGGCGCGAGAGGGAGGGAGAGCGAGAGCGAGAGCGAGCGATTGTCTTGTCTCGTACGAGAGGGAGGAGCCGGGGATGGATGGACGGATGGGCGCCGCCACTTTGTTGTTTTCCGGTGTCGGGCTTGGGGTTTTGTTGCGGTGGCCCGGCCCGGCGCGGGGCCGAGGGGCCCGCGCGCGGCGGAATTCTTTGCCCCGCCAGCCAGTTGGGGGCTGGTGGGGTCCGGGCGACACGTCGGTCTGATGATTGCGTTATGCTCGCACCGCACATGACTGATTGGGGTTGGGTTGGGGGGGAGTGATAATTGTGATTGCTGTCGCTGTGGCTCTCTCTGTCTCTATCTTGCGCGCAGTCAGATCCGCTGTGATTAGGGGGCCGGCAATTGTTACTCTAATGTTACTTAACCGGGAAGAACCGGCTGACGTGGTCGCAGGCGCTCGGGCTTATACGCAACTAACGTACTGTATAAGCGTACGTATTCTTGAAGGATACAGGGAGTAGAGAAATGATCGTGGAAATTTCGCGGCTGACTTTGACCATGGAAAGTTGAGAAGTTTCGACGTGAATGGAAAACATGGGTGAAATAAAACATTGAAAGTTTGTAAAATTGGTTGAAAACGCGTAGACACATCATAGTGACAGTTCGTATTACCCCTATTCTTATATTTGGGATATGGAAGGAATTTACAGACATCCGGCTTTTTTTTAGGGTACAGACATCCGGCTTTACAACCCGTAGGTATATGGTGATTGTATTAAGTGCAAATCCCCTTCTTGACAGTAACACTCAACCTCCCTCCATGGGGCATTCTGCTCAATTTCAAATGCGAAATTGTTGCTCGTTGATTGCTCTTTCAATTCTTTAACATAATTGCTCGTTGCTTGTTGGTAAAGAAAATGCATACAATCCAAATCACAGTCATGCACGAATGTCACCGTTGCACTACGTGTTGCATGACCTGACATGCTCGCATCATTCTTCTTAGTTTCTGTTCAAAGAGGAGAACCAGTCGATTTCATTCATTTAAATTGTTCTTTGTTGCTGTTTTTCATTTTATACCTTTTCTTTCTATCGGTTTTCATTAACTATTTTTGTGCCCATAATTTCGGGGTGTGCTACAGAAAATAAAATCAAGCCGGTTTAAATAGTTCTTAATAACAAAAGTCAAATATGCAATGCATCAAGGAATTAAACTTTTtagttttttttaaaataaagTAAATTTCTGTGCTTGCGCCTCCTGTCGTGTTACACTGTGTTACTTTCTGTGACCCTACGACTATGTTTATGCCCTAGTAGTGTAACCTCCGGATTTACAATGTTTTCATAAAAGCATTTTGCAAGTTCGGTAATTTTGCTATAGTTGTGGCCTAGTAGTGGAATCTTAGTATTTTCAAGCTATGCTACCTTTTGTCACCCTAGGAATATTTATGATGTATGTTGATCGGCACTATGCTACGTATTGTATCGGGGTGGGCAAAAATGTATGTCTGCCAAAGTGTTTTTGAAACTatctcccccccccctctctctcttcttaTCTGGGTAGAGTGGTAGGATGGGAGCATTTGCAGTAGATGTAGAACCATAACATATGCATGCTCAGAATATGGTGAAGAACGCTGCCAGATTCAACGGGATCAGCCACGTTTCAATGGAACCCATTGGCTTAGTGTATAACCACATGCTATATAGGCTCTAACTTGACCTAGCAAGTGTCTGGAAACCCTTATATGGTtattgtcgtggttttgtcacggcagatgtcctcatgaaaggacttagtcgtggagccatcgctacaggttagcttaaaggggtttaACCGGAGAAGGGATACGaggattttatactagttcagccccttcgatgaaggtaaagcctacgtcTAATTGAGTTgatattgctagggtttcgatgaccagggagcgaatccgctttgtctggctctcgagttgttgtttttttCGTCCCTAAActgctgccgggtcgtccctttatatacacaggttgaagcccgccggtttacagagtcccgaggccggatcataaacgtgtccggctcggtctctatccttcctatcttacaatgcaagttacatgagaaagccgatttacatctacaggccttaactcgcctttgggccttgggcctttaTAAAAGCGCCATCATacttacatcttcatgggcttctaatcttcatggAGTTAATCCgactactcctggccggtttatgtctagtaataatatccccaacattaggccccagattgatttgaacttgttcatgtcaatcttcaacacttagaaaaaatcTTTCCTTTGAATCTTCATGTGAGctttgtaaaccgccgtgacgtcatccttTATGTCCGTTGTAAACCACCATGACGTCATCTATTCGTTGAAGCCGAAGATGCCCTTATTAATGAACATCCAACCATCGAGACCACAACTCTATTAATTATCCATTTTTGGGCTCCTCAATTCCCGCTCATGTCGCTTATCCCTTCGCTTTATAAATAGGGTTGAGGCCCCTTTTCCTTTTCCTCCGTTGCCTCTtcgcctcttcttcctcctcgcgacgtCCCTGTGttcgagcgccgccgccgccatcgaaCTTCGTCCCTGCTTCGTCactggccgctgcatcaacctggttGCATCAGAAAAACGCGGCGCATCACCGCTACCTCAACCGCTGCGGTAAACTTCCCCTCTTTTCCCTGTAGATCCATTAGGGTTTCAATGTCCATCGAAGTTCATCGAAGCTCCGGCCCTGTTCTTCTCTGTTCTTCCTTAGTCCATGGATAAAAAACCTCAAGTTTGATGTATTCCGTGTAGCTACCATAGTACTCCTAATATTTCGCTatcacaacaaaccctaatgcgCACAAAAACTGAGTTGAACCTTTGTGAACTTCTTCGGGGCCAACCTTTTTAGGTCTAACTCATTTTGCTTTTCCTGTCTtatggtagatccaaaatttctatgtaatcttgtgaaacctgttttacCCTACTTAGTCATTtttgccttagatctgtatctTCCGCATCACATAGACGGTTTACCCTTGTAAAAGGTAATCTattatataccattagtccccttgtaaaccggcAATCCCTTTGTCTCCGTCATCATAATCCGGTTTAATAGCATGTGTATACCTCTGCTTCTGCTTATTGTTGTCATTTGTAATTGTATCAGCCTCCGGTTTACCAATTTCATATACTTGGATTCTCTGTTTTATTGTACCTTATGCATCACTATGAATAAATTGTAAACCGGTATTTCTCTTCAACTTTTCATTTGCAATGGCCAAGCAGTTCTATTCCTGCAACTGGGTCCCCTCCAGGGTTACAGAGGAGCAATTGAATGGAATGGTCCGGATCGGCACCTTACCAAAGAAAAATGAAATCCAGTGGCGTGTTCCTGGACCGAAAAATCCTCCCACCCCTAAGCAAGGTGAGGTAGTGGTGTTTGTTGAtcacataggccgtggtttcaaaccgcccggATCAAAGTTTTTCCGAGATGTACTTGCCAGCCTtcaactccaccctcaagatattggacccaactcagtatccaatatatgcaactttcaATCTGTGAAGCGTACCTACAAGAGGAGCCAACTTTTGAGCTATTCCGGGACTTCTTTCATCTGAACTGGTGCACTGAATTTGTAGACAGACCCAATACTGAACTCGGCGGCATCACCATTCAGAAAAGAAAGgaggttgaatttcctcatgccaagctgcacagtcaccccaaagagtggaatcaaacttggttctattgtaAAGACACCTCCCCTAAAGATGAGAATCCTTTGTCGGGCTACCGTGCCCACCGGCTTGCCAATACTCATCCACTTCCACAACGGCTAAGTGGCCAGGAACGGGCTTAGTATGCACCTCAACTTGCCAAGCTGAGAGCCTTCCTCGCCAACGGCTTAACCAGAGTAGACTTCGTTCattgctggatatcctggagtatcctACCATTAAGTCGCCGCTCCGgcttgatgtgcgagtatactggtgAAGTAGAAGACCCCCAACGCCATATCAATATCCAGCTAACagatgaagaagtcactgaagCTGTTAAGAAAATTTTGAACGAACCGGAAGCTACTTGTCGCCAAACCGGACTACTCCCCTTTTACACGCAAAACAAGCCGCCTGCTGTGAGTATTGTTCCTCCACTTTACCCTTGATATCTTTAGATTGTACAATCCTTGGTTACCCATCCTTTTATTGTTAAATAGGGTGATGATCCGttttggaagaagaaacctcaagagaaagcggcaaaAACTTCCCGCCCTAAAACTAGAGCCGTCAAGAAGACCACAAAGTGGAAAGCACCTGAACGCAACATTATGGAGCTGGACGACAACCCAGAtgaaccggaagttgaggtagaacttgattcacttggttcccttttcatacatctcattgacaatgatacttatcaggaggacgtGGAGGGCAGTCAAGCTGacgatgcagaggtaattatcctttcctccggttcagactctatggcAACACCAAAAATCCGTCAAgcggtccggaaagtaagcttttctcatcctcttgcttacttggatccaacatttattttgaagacgcagcagcacgaggctcgccgcaccacccggcacagcggccaaaaggtcacttcggccggtttacctgaCACCCCGGTTCGAAAGCGCCGATCTGATGTCTCACCCACTTCTAACAATTCTTAttccaaggcaggttatttccgacagcctcttaatccgtccgattcaaattatcaggtgacacctccctcatcctctggGGAGTCAACATCGACCTAACTCCCTCCTCTCAAGACCGTAGTTGGGTAAATGTTTCGCCCCTTTCTTTTGATGTTTCATACTTGATATGTTGTGTTTAACCTTTCGCCTCTTTCCCTGTTGTAGAGctaaagccagacccagcaaaaaGGCTCGGGTTAACAATCGCCCGAAGATCAAGTGGCTCTTGAACCGGAGCAAACGGTTGAACCAGAGGGCCCCAATCCTGAAGCTATTTTTGATGAACCACCCCCTCGAGACCACAATATTGATGAACAACCAGAAATTGACGCTGTTGTGCCTAATAATGAACCGGTAGATCCAATCCGGGCTGATGACAGGTCTTCTAGCCCGGTGAGAGCTACTGACACTCCATCAACTCCAGCAAAGACTGCTAGAGACAAAGAAAGCAATATTATCACTACCGGTATGAGCCACAACTCTCCTGGCCATCCAGTTGTATTGGcgaaacatagtgccaaggaagagcgtgctgccatggaaaaaggcaaatggagcaccgaCTTGTCAAGCTACGCCCATCTCAGCGCTCAAGAACTCCATTCCGGTTTTCTAGACCTTTTGCACTaaaccgtgattatgaagccAGTTTAGTGAATCTGATGAAAGATCagtatgaggtattttcatcactttTCCTTTCTGAAATCCGAAGTTCCAGTATcatcccaagtagcccccaagggccgatttatgatgttaatcataaaccGGGACTTTGAAATATCTTTAATCCTTGCATGTTAATCCTCCATACGTCAAGTCGTCGTTGGGAACAAAACGGTACCTTATCATTGTATTCCTGAAGTTTTcatcagtgtagcccccaagggccggtttatctttgtaaggtaaaccgggtcttgaatcaatgcgtcaactttgaacagatgtacattagccccaaagtgttaaggataatgcttgcattgtacttaAGACTTGTGAAAAAATTTGATGATAgagcaaatatgcattagcccccatgtacaaagtgcataactcaTTATGCGCTTGGTACTTCATAACTTGTTCTAATGACATACTTCACCTTTGTAGGCTGAGCTGAGTAAGAAGGATGCTCAAACCGCAGACCTTCGGGAGAACATCAAAACTCAGCAAGCAGAGGCTTCCAAGGCCAAGAAGGAGTTAACAAATGCCCTAGCAGCTATGgagagtgatacgtctccaacgtatctataatttttgattgctccatgctatattatctactattttgggcaatattgggctttattatccacttttatattactttcgggactaacctattaaccagaggccgagcccagatttgctgttttttgcctatttcagtgtttcgaagaaaaggaatatcaaacggagtcgaaacggaacgaaatcaactggagaaattattttttgaaggaaacctaccggatagatttggaccctacgtcagaagatgaaggaggagctcacgagggtagggggcgcacccacccccctggggcgcgccccctgcctcgtgcccctcccccttcggtccaccaacgtacctcctgcacccatatatacctacgtaacctaaaacttcagaacggagaatagatcgggagtttcaccgccagaagcctccgtagccaccgaaagccaatctagacccgttccggcaccctgccggaggggcaatccctctccggtggccatcttcatcatctcggtgctctccatgacgaggagggagtacttctccctcggggctgagggtatgtaccagtagttatgtgtttgatctctctctctctctctctcgtgttcttgagatgatacgatcttgatgtatcgcgaactttgctattatagttggatcttatgtttctcctccccctctactctcttgtaatgaattgagtttcccctttggagttatcttatcggattgagtctttaaagaattgagaacacttgatgtatgtcttgcgtgggataaccgtggtgacaatgggttattctattgatccacttgatgtattttttggtgatcaacttgcgggtttcgtgacattgggaacctatgcataggggttggcacacgttttcgtcgtgattctccggtaggaactttggggcactctttgaggttctatgtgttggttgaatagatgaatctgagattgtgtgatgtatatcgtataatcatacccatggatacttgaggtgacattggagtatctaggtgacattaggttttgattgatttgtgtcttaaggtgttattctagtacgaactctagggctgttagtgacacttataggaatagcccaacggattgattggaaagaataactttgaggtggtttcgtaccctaccataatctcttcgttcgttctccgctattagtgactttggagtgactctttgttgcatgttgagggatagttatgtgatccaattatgatattattgttgagggaacttacactagcaaaagtatgaaccctaggccttatttcctatcattgcaataccgtttacgctcgcttttatcattagttaccttgctgtttttataatttcagattacaaatacctttgtctactatccatataccacttgtttcaccatctcttcgccgaactagtgcacctatacaatttaccgttgtattgggtgtgttggggacacaagaggctctttgttatttggttgcagggttgcttgagatagaccatcttcatcctactcctcctacggattgataaaccttaggtcatccacttgagggaaatttgctactgtcctacaaacctctgcacttggaggcccaacaacgtctacaagaaggttgtgtagtagacatcaagctcttttccggcgccgttgccggggaggtgagtgcttgaaggtatatctttagatcttgcaatcgagtcttttagtttcttattttatcactagtttagtttataaaagaaaactataaaaaatggaattgag from Triticum urartu cultivar G1812 chromosome 3, Tu2.1, whole genome shotgun sequence encodes:
- the LOC125543492 gene encoding uncharacterized protein LOC125543492; protein product: MSSFLSAPRDADVVRQGRKKADEPAERAPALDLLDDYWFFSNSLGGSGGGRDDAAKGRTRPPLLPKSPSTSSGRTAKAQGSRRLLRTPSLPAPRIGMDPSSPKDNELIVEEDAGCGGDQQEAEVEDDDMNWSKIYEGVLRTRIAEEGRGSSALNRAPSMPVTSSATIGDGHGRRPAGVAESTPSMPRLRHSHSTLERHYRSHTPTKPDRTPRMIGGGSRAERGPPRRDLRSLSANQQPALVRDKSSLQDKMWKSSSALESIEVQGFKDLGFVFDQEELRESLADVLPGLRDDKANKPHKSSGSVSGSSSTSDNDDSTVNNANGIGIDASNSNAAGNDDGDGVVRRPYLSEAWQHGARSAPPTAAAAIRLQQADARSAAEMKDQIRMWAQAVACNVRQEC